A region of the Chryseobacterium gotjawalense genome:
AATGTCCATTTTTTTTGCTTGTTCATCCTGTCCGTAAATCCAGTGGGTAGCACCACGACTCATGTCATTGTATTTTAAAGCAGAAGATTGGTAGGCAATTTGACACGAACGAAATTCTTCTAAATCATCAGGTGTTCCCATCCCGGTTACATTAAAAAAGTCTTCATACTGACGAATACGCGTAGCACGTTCTTCGGTGCTTTCTCCCTTTGGTGCAAAACAGTAAATTGTAATTTCGGATTCATTAACAGAAATGGGTTTGATTACTCTAATTTGAGTAGAGAATTGATCCATTAAGAACACATTGGGATACAATCCTAAATTACGGGTCATATTTACCATAAAGCCTGCTTTTTCTTCCCCAAAATCGGCAATCAGACGCTCTTTTTGTTGATAGATTGGGCTGACTTCCGGATTTAATTTATTGGTCCACAATAAAATATGACCGTTTTCGAAACCATAAACACCGGCTACAGATTTTGACCAATTATTGGCGTCTACAGCCTTGGTTCCTTCCTTTTCGTAATCGCGTCTGCCCATAGTTGCAACGTAATTCCAATGCACGGATGAAACATGATAACCATCTGCTCCATTTTCCATTTGCAGTTTCCAGTTTCCATTGTAAACATAAGAAGACGAACCATTTAACACTTCTAATCCTTCCGGTGCCTGATCTACAATGTGGTCGATAATAATTTT
Encoded here:
- a CDS encoding Rieske 2Fe-2S domain-containing protein gives rise to the protein MKKVTSEYLDSLIVHDKEHGIYRHNRESFTNEELFELEMKYIFEGNWVYLAHESQIPNINDYYTTSIGRQSVVITRDKQGELNALINSCTHKGAQLCRYKKGNKSTFTCPFHGWTFSNAGKLLKVKDGKTGGYPEQFNCEGSHDLVKVAKFEAYKGFLFGSLNPDVLSLEEYLGDSKIIIDHIVDQAPEGLEVLNGSSSYVYNGNWKLQMENGADGYHVSSVHWNYVATMGRRDYEKEGTKAVDANNWSKSVAGVYGFENGHILLWTNKLNPEVSPIYQQKERLIADFGEEKAGFMVNMTRNLGLYPNVFLMDQFSTQIRVIKPISVNESEITIYCFAPKGESTEERATRIRQYEDFFNVTGMGTPDDLEEFRSCQIAYQSSALKYNDMSRGATHWIYGQDEQAKKMDIQPIISGIKSEDEGLFITQHEFWKDSLKEGLSKENLAV